The following are encoded in a window of Amycolatopsis lexingtonensis genomic DNA:
- a CDS encoding bifunctional metallophosphatase/5'-nucleotidase, with protein sequence MRLSTRLAVCAAAALATTAVTTAPAFAGQRPDPTTDVRIIGFNDLHGNLEPPSGSSGRVVQSDGTTVDAGGAAYLATHVKQLRSQVRNSFVVSAGDNIGASPLTSALFHDEPTIDFLNMLGVNASVVGNHEFDEGYKELQRMQFGGCHPTDGCQFQPTFDGAKFPFLGSNVYFTNGLPALLPFTVKFEGGVPVGVIGATLKDLPSVVTPEAIKGLKFGDEVEAINRTANLLDYFGVKAQVVLMHQGDGTEVEGPNDCKLRPGPAAAIAAAVTPKVDAFFTGHSHQQYNCVINDPAGQPRPVIQGSSFGRLLSVVDLKISLKTRDVVRSQTKAFNEIVTRTVTPDPAVAALVADAKAKSGPIANKQVGTITADLPAAGNAAGESPLGDVIADAQLAGTASNNAVVAITNPGGIRADLTYKSSANGEGDGVVTYGEAFTVQPFSNIMQTITLTGANLKNVLEQQWSASGTKILQISSSLHYSYSAGAPIGSRVSDITVNGTPVDPAATFRVSVNNFLAAGGDGFTEFTKGTNLAGGPVDLDALIAYLGAHPNLAPPAADRITRLP encoded by the coding sequence ATGAGGCTTTCAACCCGGCTCGCGGTGTGCGCCGCGGCCGCGCTGGCGACGACGGCGGTGACCACCGCGCCCGCGTTCGCCGGTCAGCGCCCGGACCCCACCACCGACGTCCGGATCATCGGGTTCAACGACCTGCACGGCAACCTCGAGCCGCCGTCCGGCTCCAGCGGCCGGGTCGTGCAGTCGGACGGGACCACAGTGGACGCCGGTGGCGCGGCTTACCTGGCCACGCACGTGAAGCAGCTCCGCTCGCAGGTGCGCAACTCGTTCGTCGTGTCCGCCGGGGACAACATCGGCGCGTCGCCGCTGACCTCGGCGCTGTTCCACGACGAGCCGACCATCGACTTCCTGAACATGCTGGGCGTGAACGCGTCCGTCGTCGGGAACCACGAGTTCGATGAGGGCTACAAGGAACTGCAGCGCATGCAGTTCGGCGGCTGCCACCCCACGGACGGTTGCCAGTTCCAGCCGACCTTCGACGGTGCGAAGTTCCCGTTCCTCGGGTCCAATGTGTACTTCACCAACGGCCTGCCCGCGCTGTTGCCGTTCACCGTCAAGTTCGAAGGCGGCGTGCCGGTCGGCGTCATCGGCGCCACGCTGAAGGACCTGCCGTCCGTCGTCACGCCGGAGGCGATCAAGGGCCTGAAGTTCGGCGACGAGGTCGAGGCGATCAACCGCACCGCGAACCTGCTCGACTACTTCGGCGTCAAGGCCCAGGTCGTGCTCATGCACCAGGGTGACGGCACCGAGGTCGAGGGCCCGAACGACTGCAAGCTGCGCCCCGGTCCGGCCGCCGCGATCGCGGCCGCGGTGACGCCGAAGGTCGACGCGTTCTTCACCGGGCACAGCCACCAGCAGTACAACTGCGTGATCAACGACCCGGCGGGCCAGCCGCGGCCGGTCATCCAGGGCTCGTCGTTCGGCAGGCTGCTTTCGGTGGTGGACCTGAAGATCAGCCTGAAGACGCGGGACGTCGTGCGCTCGCAGACCAAGGCGTTCAACGAGATCGTCACCCGGACCGTCACGCCGGACCCGGCCGTGGCCGCGCTGGTCGCCGACGCCAAGGCGAAGTCCGGCCCGATCGCGAACAAGCAGGTCGGCACCATCACCGCGGACCTGCCGGCGGCGGGCAACGCGGCCGGCGAGTCGCCGCTCGGCGACGTCATCGCCGACGCGCAGCTCGCGGGCACGGCGTCGAACAACGCGGTCGTCGCGATCACCAACCCGGGCGGCATCCGCGCCGATCTGACGTACAAGTCGTCCGCGAACGGCGAGGGCGACGGCGTGGTGACCTACGGCGAGGCGTTCACCGTCCAGCCGTTCTCGAACATCATGCAGACGATCACGCTGACCGGCGCGAACCTGAAGAACGTGCTGGAACAGCAGTGGTCCGCGAGCGGCACGAAGATCCTGCAGATCTCGAGCTCGCTGCACTACTCGTACTCGGCGGGCGCGCCGATCGGCTCGCGGGTCTCGGACATCACGGTCAACGGCACGCCGGTCGACCCGGCGGCGACGTTCCGCGTGTCGGTGAACAACTTCCTCGCCGCCGGCGGGGACGGCTTCACCGAGTTCACCAAGGGCACGAACCTGGCCGGCGGACCGGTGGACCTGGACGCGTTGATCGCGTACCTCGGCGCCCACCCGAACCTGGCCCCGCCCGCGGCGGACCGGATCACCCGCCTGCCGTAG
- a CDS encoding Gfo/Idh/MocA family protein: MAPVRVGIVGLSANGGWAATAHVPALAAVEGYELRALSGSSAETARVAGEKYGVPLTFGDAGELARHPEVDLVVVAVKVSEHRALIEPALAAGKQVLSEWPLGVSLAETRALAEAAKTGQTAVGLQGRSAPALRYLRDLIKDGYVGRVLSTSLIASGANWGPSVRAGRDYQLHPEGGATMLTIPFAHTVDAVDMVLGGFTELSATMATVRPRVRDEVTGDSVAMTAPDQIAVTGVLAGGAVASMHLRGGTSPATDFHWEVNGTEGTLVVEAADPLFWIAKLTLRGSRTGSLEKLTVPARYELPQLAGRSAEPSYNVAHAYARHLKGDLPDFAHAVRVHRVLDAVQRSADTGTRIHPDAE, translated from the coding sequence CACCGCGCACGTGCCCGCGCTGGCCGCGGTGGAGGGCTACGAGCTCCGCGCACTGAGCGGGAGCAGCGCCGAGACGGCGCGGGTGGCCGGGGAGAAGTACGGCGTGCCGCTGACCTTCGGCGACGCCGGGGAGCTGGCCCGGCACCCGGAGGTCGACCTGGTCGTCGTCGCGGTGAAGGTGTCCGAGCACCGGGCGCTCATCGAGCCCGCGCTGGCCGCGGGCAAGCAGGTGCTGAGCGAGTGGCCGCTGGGCGTCAGCCTGGCCGAAACGCGGGCGCTCGCCGAAGCCGCGAAGACCGGGCAGACCGCCGTCGGCCTGCAGGGACGGTCCGCGCCGGCGTTGCGCTACCTGCGTGACCTCATCAAGGACGGCTACGTCGGCCGCGTGCTTTCGACGTCGCTGATCGCGTCGGGGGCGAACTGGGGGCCGAGCGTCCGCGCCGGGCGGGACTACCAGCTGCACCCCGAGGGCGGGGCCACGATGCTGACCATCCCGTTCGCGCACACCGTCGACGCCGTCGACATGGTGCTCGGCGGCTTCACCGAGCTGTCGGCGACGATGGCGACCGTCCGGCCGCGCGTGCGCGACGAGGTCACCGGCGACTCGGTCGCGATGACCGCGCCGGACCAGATCGCCGTCACGGGGGTGCTGGCCGGCGGCGCGGTCGCGTCGATGCACCTGCGCGGCGGGACGTCGCCCGCCACGGACTTCCACTGGGAGGTCAACGGCACCGAGGGCACGCTGGTCGTCGAGGCCGCCGACCCGCTGTTCTGGATCGCGAAGCTGACGCTGCGGGGCAGCCGGACCGGCTCGCTGGAGAAGCTGACCGTGCCCGCGCGCTACGAGCTCCCGCAGCTGGCCGGGCGCAGCGCCGAGCCGTCGTACAACGTCGCGCACGCCTACGCGCGGCACCTGAAGGGCGATCTGCCGGACTTCGCGCACGCCGTGCGGGTGCACCGGGTGCTCGACGCCGTCCAGCGGTCGGCCGACACCGGCACGCGGATTCACCCGGACGCAGAGTAA
- a CDS encoding MarR family winged helix-turn-helix transcriptional regulator produces the protein MSSERARLVEEVLFRSRELSTETVMFHTAIAETRGLSAVDAKVLDYLARFGPQTPKDLARLSGLAPASVTAMIDRLERKGIVGRRPHPDDRRRVLIALDEQAIASGVHLWDHLVKGMYELCDRYTDDELRTVIGFVEAATTLTHESTAKLTGSTNE, from the coding sequence GTGTCAAGCGAACGTGCGCGGCTGGTCGAAGAGGTCCTGTTCAGGTCGCGGGAGCTGTCGACCGAGACGGTCATGTTCCACACCGCGATCGCCGAGACGCGCGGGCTCTCGGCGGTCGACGCCAAGGTCCTGGACTACCTCGCGCGGTTCGGGCCGCAGACGCCGAAGGACCTCGCGCGCCTGTCCGGGCTCGCGCCCGCGTCGGTGACGGCGATGATCGACCGGCTGGAGCGCAAGGGCATCGTCGGCCGCCGCCCGCACCCCGACGACCGCCGCCGGGTGCTGATCGCGCTGGACGAGCAGGCCATCGCGAGCGGCGTGCACCTGTGGGACCACCTGGTCAAGGGCATGTACGAGCTCTGCGACCGCTACACCGACGACGAACTCCGGACGGTCATCGGGTTCGTCGAGGCGGCGACGACCCTCACCCACGAGTCGACGGCGAAGCTGACCGGATCCACGAACGAGTGA
- a CDS encoding YciI family protein codes for MPQYAAIIYASDVDPTKPEAADMMKDYNEFHDGAQAVIRGGAALYPTATATTVRVTGGKGGDIVTSDGPYAETKEALTGFYLLECADLDEAVKRAAQIPGAWDGAIEVRPVVDFGK; via the coding sequence ATGCCCCAGTACGCCGCGATCATCTACGCCTCCGACGTCGACCCGACCAAGCCCGAGGCCGCGGACATGATGAAGGACTACAACGAGTTCCACGACGGCGCCCAGGCCGTCATCCGCGGCGGCGCGGCGCTGTACCCGACGGCCACCGCGACGACGGTGCGCGTCACCGGCGGCAAGGGCGGCGACATCGTCACGAGCGACGGCCCGTACGCGGAGACGAAGGAAGCCCTGACCGGCTTCTACCTGCTCGAATGCGCCGACCTCGACGAAGCCGTGAAGCGCGCGGCGCAGATCCCGGGCGCCTGGGACGGCGCGATCGAAGTCCGGCCGGTCGTCGACTTCGGCAAGTGA
- the dcd gene encoding dCTP deaminase yields the protein MLLSDRDLRKELDAGRLGIDPFDAGMVQPSSIDVRLDRFFRVFDNSKYTHIDPQLQQDELTSLVEKEGDEPFVLHPGEFVLGSTYELVTLADDLAGRLEGKSSLGRLGLLTHSTAGFIDPGFSGHITLELSNVANLPITLWPGMKIGQLCIFRLSSAAEHPYGSTEAGSRYQGQRGPTPSRAYKNFHRVDTWR from the coding sequence GTGCTGCTCAGTGACCGTGACCTCCGCAAAGAGCTCGACGCCGGCCGGCTCGGCATCGACCCCTTCGATGCCGGCATGGTCCAGCCGTCGAGCATCGACGTCCGGCTCGACCGGTTCTTCCGCGTCTTCGACAACAGCAAGTACACCCACATCGACCCGCAGCTGCAGCAGGACGAGCTGACCTCGCTGGTCGAGAAGGAGGGCGACGAGCCCTTCGTGCTGCACCCGGGCGAGTTCGTGCTCGGGTCGACGTACGAACTCGTCACGCTGGCCGACGACCTTGCCGGCCGCCTCGAGGGCAAGTCCTCGCTCGGCCGCCTCGGGCTGCTCACGCACTCGACCGCCGGGTTCATCGACCCCGGGTTCTCCGGGCACATCACGCTCGAGCTGTCGAACGTCGCCAACCTGCCGATCACGCTGTGGCCGGGCATGAAGATCGGCCAGCTCTGCATCTTCCGCCTGTCGAGCGCGGCCGAGCACCCGTACGGCTCCACCGAGGCCGGGTCCCGCTACCAGGGGCAGCGTGGCCCGACCCCGAGCCGGGCGTACAAGAACTTCCACCGCGTCGACACCTGGCGCTAG
- a CDS encoding nitroreductase family deazaflavin-dependent oxidoreductase, giving the protein MVLSKRVARFNRVATNQVLKHVAGWAPGFALVVHKGRKSGREFRTPVNVFRTKDGFVVALTYGPDADWVKNVLAAGRCTLVFRRKKVAVHGAELVHDESRQAMPVPIRQVLGLLDVHDFLLLKRD; this is encoded by the coding sequence ATGGTGCTCTCCAAGCGGGTCGCCCGCTTCAACCGCGTCGCGACCAACCAGGTCCTCAAGCACGTTGCCGGCTGGGCGCCCGGCTTCGCCCTCGTCGTCCACAAGGGACGGAAGTCCGGCCGCGAGTTCCGCACGCCGGTCAACGTCTTCCGCACGAAGGACGGCTTCGTCGTCGCGCTGACCTACGGGCCCGACGCCGACTGGGTCAAGAACGTGCTCGCCGCCGGCCGCTGCACGCTGGTCTTCCGGCGGAAAAAGGTGGCCGTGCACGGCGCCGAGCTCGTGCATGATGAGTCGCGGCAGGCCATGCCGGTGCCGATCCGGCAGGTGCTCGGCCTGCTGGACGTCCACGACTTCCTGCTGCTGAAGCGGGACTAG
- a CDS encoding sigma-70 family RNA polymerase sigma factor, producing MTDAGDAVARLVRDEGTRVLATLVRVTGSVDLAEDAVQDAVVRALETWPRDGVPGNPRGWLLVAARRRAVDVVRREAKRLGKEADAMPAIDPTPDPVSVRDDLLRLVFTCCHPALSLDAQVALALRTLGGLSTAEVARGLLVPEATMAKRLTRAKQKIAQARIPYRVPAASELPLRLSGVASTVYLIFNEGYTGRVSLLDEAVRLARLLASLMPDEPTALGLLALVLLQDARRPARFSATGTPVLLADQDRSAWNAELIKEGVELVGVGLRRTPSIPNPYVVQAAIAACHDLAPSYAETNWNAVISWYDVLLSIQDTPVVRLNRAAAVAERDGPSAALALVDALPDLADYPWWHASRAELLHRLGSPSAFEAWERAVETGLPDAHAVELRARLESENPGRNARGFGESG from the coding sequence GTGACCGACGCCGGGGACGCGGTCGCGCGGCTGGTCCGGGACGAGGGGACCCGGGTACTGGCCACGCTGGTTCGCGTCACCGGCAGCGTCGACCTGGCCGAAGACGCGGTGCAGGACGCCGTCGTGCGCGCGCTCGAGACGTGGCCGCGCGACGGCGTCCCCGGTAACCCCCGCGGCTGGCTCCTGGTGGCGGCCCGCCGCCGCGCGGTCGACGTCGTCCGCCGCGAAGCCAAGCGCCTCGGGAAGGAGGCGGACGCGATGCCGGCCATCGACCCGACCCCCGACCCGGTTTCGGTCCGCGACGACCTCCTGCGGCTGGTGTTCACGTGCTGCCACCCGGCGCTGTCGCTGGACGCCCAGGTGGCTTTGGCGCTCCGGACATTGGGCGGTTTGTCGACCGCGGAGGTGGCCCGCGGGCTGCTGGTCCCCGAAGCGACGATGGCGAAGCGCCTGACGCGCGCGAAGCAGAAGATCGCCCAGGCACGCATCCCGTACCGCGTGCCGGCCGCTTCGGAGCTGCCGCTGCGCCTGTCCGGCGTGGCGTCGACGGTGTACTTGATCTTCAACGAGGGCTACACGGGCCGCGTTTCGCTGCTCGACGAAGCCGTCCGGCTGGCTCGGCTGCTGGCGTCACTGATGCCGGACGAGCCGACGGCGCTGGGTCTGCTGGCGCTCGTGCTGCTGCAGGACGCCCGCCGCCCGGCCCGCTTTTCGGCGACGGGGACGCCGGTGCTGCTGGCCGACCAGGACCGTTCGGCGTGGAACGCCGAGCTGATCAAGGAGGGCGTCGAGCTGGTCGGCGTGGGCCTGCGCCGCACCCCGTCGATCCCGAACCCGTACGTGGTCCAGGCGGCGATCGCGGCCTGCCACGACCTGGCCCCGTCGTACGCGGAGACGAACTGGAACGCGGTGATTTCCTGGTACGACGTGCTGTTGTCGATCCAGGACACCCCGGTGGTCCGCCTCAATCGCGCGGCGGCGGTGGCGGAACGCGACGGGCCGTCGGCGGCGTTGGCTTTGGTGGACGCGTTGCCGGATTTGGCGGATTACCCGTGGTGGCACGCGTCGCGCGCGGAGTTGTTGCACCGCTTGGGTTCGCCGTCGGCTTTCGAGGCGTGGGAACGGGCGGTGGAAACGGGATTGCCCGACGCGCACGCGGTTGAATTGCGGGCGCGGCTGGAAAGCGAAAACCCCGGGCGGAATGCCCGGGGTTTCGGTGAGAGCGGATGA
- a CDS encoding FAD-dependent oxidoreductase yields the protein MTKALIIGGGIAGTITAIALHEAGHEPVLFEAYDRGAEGVGAFLTLAVNGLDALLPLGLKDVVRRTGFDSPRMSIGLGDGTRLTDFPLGGALPDGTVSQTVLRSELYVALRDEAARRGILAEYGKRLIGASQTDTHVRADFSDGSHTDGELLIGADGLRSRVRTIIDPDAPPPRYVPLLNTGGIAEGLTLPDEPGVLNMVFGKRVFFCHVVSPDGRVWWFANPARKTEPTASELAALARDKLRKELLDLVSRDRTPATGIIRATREVYPAWPTYDFPSVPVWHRGRMVIIGDAAHATSPAAGQGASMAIEDAVTLAKCLRDVPEVPRALATYEGLRRERVEAVVAAGKRNGEQKVIGPVGRVVRDFFIKRVFSKPFDEDPNAFMWEHRIDWNEKIAA from the coding sequence ATGACCAAGGCGCTGATCATCGGGGGCGGCATCGCGGGCACGATCACGGCCATCGCCCTGCACGAAGCCGGGCACGAACCGGTGCTGTTCGAGGCGTACGACCGCGGCGCGGAGGGCGTCGGCGCGTTCCTGACCCTGGCGGTGAACGGCCTGGACGCGCTGCTCCCGCTCGGCCTGAAGGACGTCGTCCGGCGCACGGGCTTCGACTCGCCGCGGATGTCGATCGGGCTCGGCGACGGCACCCGGCTGACCGATTTCCCCCTCGGCGGCGCACTCCCGGACGGCACCGTGAGCCAGACCGTCCTGCGCTCCGAGCTTTACGTCGCCCTGCGCGACGAAGCCGCGCGGCGCGGCATCCTCGCCGAGTACGGCAAGCGGCTGATCGGCGCGAGCCAGACGGACACGCACGTCAGAGCCGACTTCTCGGACGGCTCGCACACCGACGGCGAACTCCTGATCGGCGCCGACGGCCTCCGCTCGCGGGTCCGCACGATCATTGACCCGGACGCGCCGCCGCCGCGGTACGTCCCGCTGCTCAACACCGGCGGGATCGCCGAAGGTCTCACGCTGCCGGACGAGCCCGGGGTGCTGAACATGGTGTTCGGCAAGCGGGTCTTCTTCTGCCACGTCGTCAGCCCGGACGGCCGTGTCTGGTGGTTCGCGAACCCGGCCCGCAAGACCGAGCCGACCGCGTCCGAACTGGCCGCGCTCGCCAGGGACAAGCTGCGGAAAGAGCTGCTGGACCTGGTGTCCCGCGACCGGACGCCCGCCACCGGGATCATCCGCGCCACGCGGGAGGTCTACCCGGCGTGGCCGACGTACGACTTCCCGTCGGTCCCGGTCTGGCACCGCGGCCGCATGGTGATCATCGGCGACGCGGCGCACGCGACGTCACCGGCGGCGGGCCAGGGCGCGTCGATGGCCATCGAAGACGCCGTCACCCTGGCCAAGTGCCTCCGCGACGTGCCGGAGGTTCCGCGGGCCCTCGCCACCTACGAGGGCCTGCGGCGCGAGCGCGTCGAAGCGGTCGTCGCGGCCGGCAAGCGCAACGGCGAGCAGAAGGTGATCGGCCCGGTCGGGCGCGTCGTCCGCGACTTCTTCATCAAGCGGGTGTTCTCGAAGCCGTTCGACGAGGACCCGAACGCCTTCATGTGGGAGCACCGCATCGACTGGAACGAGAAGATCGCGGCCTAG
- a CDS encoding alpha/beta fold hydrolase, producing the protein MDDVVYDRVGTGEPLVLIHGIGHRRQAWAPVVPLLTPHREVIAVDLPGFGESPEPSNGYGIEPALVLFKQLFTDLGIDRPHVAGNSLGGLLSLALGQAGLVRSVTALSPAGLWNRTQKMYAIATLKAHRALAQRTPPHVVRRIAATAAGRKALTGMIVGKPALLTPDAVVEDAHALATAPGFEPTAAQSRGDFRFTGPVTGVPVTIAWAAHDRILARPRVADLRKIAPDGTFRLLPGCGHVPMNDDPELVAEVLLQGSR; encoded by the coding sequence ATGGACGACGTCGTCTACGACCGCGTGGGCACCGGCGAACCCCTGGTGCTGATCCACGGCATCGGCCACCGCCGTCAGGCGTGGGCACCGGTGGTGCCGCTGCTCACGCCGCATCGCGAGGTCATCGCCGTGGACCTGCCGGGCTTCGGCGAGTCGCCCGAGCCGTCGAACGGGTACGGCATCGAGCCCGCGCTGGTGCTGTTCAAGCAGCTGTTCACCGACCTCGGGATCGACCGGCCGCACGTCGCGGGCAACTCGCTCGGCGGGCTGCTGTCGCTGGCGCTCGGCCAGGCCGGGCTCGTCCGCAGCGTCACGGCGTTGTCGCCGGCCGGGCTGTGGAACCGCACGCAGAAGATGTACGCGATCGCCACCCTCAAGGCCCACCGCGCGCTCGCCCAGCGCACGCCGCCGCACGTCGTGCGCCGCATCGCCGCGACCGCGGCCGGGCGCAAGGCGCTGACCGGGATGATCGTCGGGAAGCCGGCGCTGCTGACCCCGGACGCCGTCGTCGAGGACGCCCACGCGCTCGCGACCGCACCCGGCTTCGAGCCGACTGCCGCCCAGTCCCGCGGGGACTTCCGCTTCACCGGCCCGGTCACCGGCGTCCCGGTCACCATCGCGTGGGCCGCGCACGACCGGATCCTCGCCCGGCCGCGCGTCGCCGACCTGCGGAAGATCGCTCCGGACGGGACGTTCCGGCTGCTGCCGGGCTGCGGGCACGTGCCGATGAACGACGACCCGGAGCTCGTCGCCGAGGTGCTGCTTCAGGGAAGCCGTTAG
- a CDS encoding GNAT family N-acetyltransferase — protein sequence MLEGELVRLRALEPEDADRIHPWGSDPEVGRWMNTGYPRSLAQLRKHAAERPVNSYELVVLGIEADGKLIGIVDLRDAVPEVGNAELDIYIGDAGYRNGGGYGTEALRLMCNYGFNSMRLHMITLWVVAENERARHVYRKVGFSEDGRHREAFVAADGRRHDMILMSMLKGELK from the coding sequence GTGCTCGAAGGCGAACTCGTCCGGCTGCGCGCGCTCGAGCCGGAAGACGCCGACCGGATCCATCCGTGGGGCTCCGACCCCGAGGTCGGCCGGTGGATGAACACCGGCTACCCGCGGTCGCTCGCGCAGCTCCGCAAGCACGCCGCGGAGCGCCCGGTCAACAGCTACGAACTCGTCGTCCTCGGCATCGAAGCCGACGGCAAGCTGATCGGCATCGTCGACCTCCGCGACGCCGTGCCCGAGGTCGGCAACGCCGAGCTGGACATCTACATCGGCGACGCCGGGTACCGCAACGGCGGCGGTTACGGCACCGAAGCCCTGCGCCTGATGTGCAACTACGGCTTCAACTCCATGCGGCTGCACATGATCACGCTCTGGGTGGTCGCCGAGAACGAGCGCGCGCGGCACGTCTACCGCAAGGTCGGGTTCTCCGAGGACGGCCGCCACCGCGAGGCGTTCGTCGCGGCCGACGGCCGGCGCCACGACATGATCCTGATGAGCATGCTCAAGGGCGAGCTGAAGTGA
- a CDS encoding MmcQ/YjbR family DNA-binding protein, translating to MTTWEDVVRLASGLPEVEASTWYRTPALKVAGKGFARLRTEAEGGLVVLCGLDEKAALLDSGDAAFFTTPHYDGHGMVIVDLEKVDVDQLRELLEEAWRLRAPTRLTSARP from the coding sequence ATGACGACCTGGGAAGACGTCGTGCGCCTGGCCTCGGGACTGCCCGAGGTCGAGGCGTCGACCTGGTACCGCACGCCCGCGCTGAAGGTGGCGGGCAAGGGGTTCGCGCGGCTGCGCACCGAGGCCGAGGGCGGCCTGGTCGTGCTGTGCGGACTCGACGAGAAGGCCGCGTTGCTGGATTCCGGCGACGCGGCCTTCTTCACGACTCCGCACTACGACGGCCACGGCATGGTCATCGTCGACCTGGAGAAGGTCGACGTCGATCAGCTGCGCGAGCTGCTCGAAGAGGCGTGGCGGCTGCGGGCGCCCACGCGACTCACTTCAGCTCGCCCTTGA
- a CDS encoding oxygenase MpaB family protein, which yields MEDPELFRQGGFRLASRLFIDGDIRGDERQVARLREFAQVQDRLADDVVAWMARQPKGQGRRLFEDALRGGPVASGPLKEFFEQVDAKPYWVDDERLERGARAITRAGLLGLFPLGDMSLMGGYLASRATKALVGTGEIEYQATRRLVETATWWIDVTTPGSLKHGEKGYASALRIRLVHAHVRAAMNGRDDWDYEAWDRPVNQVQTAGTLLLFSLVYVFGTQLLGLRYSARERGDILHLWRYIGWLMGVDDELLPTSEEDAWRLLWLLAATEFIPDDDSKRLAKALVEANAAVGEGRGAVGKVLSHVSVAVHSSISRLVLGKTNADFLELPNDPVAQAAIVAVAGVNFAAETVRRFIPGATALQERIGRAGRRGYVKRLEKIFAPDTSYAQHMRVA from the coding sequence ATGGAGGATCCCGAGCTGTTCCGCCAGGGCGGGTTCCGGCTCGCGTCGCGGCTGTTCATCGACGGGGACATCCGGGGTGACGAGCGGCAGGTGGCCCGGCTGCGGGAGTTCGCGCAGGTGCAGGACCGGCTCGCGGACGACGTCGTCGCCTGGATGGCGCGGCAGCCGAAGGGGCAGGGGCGGCGGCTCTTCGAGGACGCGCTCCGGGGCGGGCCGGTGGCGTCCGGGCCGCTCAAGGAGTTCTTCGAGCAGGTCGACGCCAAGCCTTACTGGGTCGACGACGAGCGGCTCGAGCGCGGGGCGCGCGCCATCACTCGGGCCGGGTTGCTGGGGCTCTTCCCGCTCGGGGACATGTCGCTGATGGGCGGCTACCTCGCGTCCCGGGCGACGAAAGCGCTGGTCGGGACCGGGGAAATCGAGTACCAGGCCACGCGGCGGCTCGTCGAGACCGCCACCTGGTGGATCGACGTCACCACGCCCGGCTCGCTCAAGCACGGTGAGAAGGGGTACGCCTCCGCCCTGCGGATCCGGCTCGTGCACGCCCACGTGCGCGCCGCCATGAACGGGCGGGACGACTGGGACTACGAGGCCTGGGACCGGCCCGTCAACCAGGTGCAGACCGCCGGGACGCTGCTGCTCTTCTCGCTCGTCTACGTCTTCGGTACGCAGCTGCTCGGCCTCCGGTACTCCGCGCGCGAACGCGGCGACATCCTGCACCTCTGGCGCTACATCGGCTGGCTCATGGGCGTCGACGACGAGCTGCTGCCCACGTCCGAAGAAGACGCCTGGCGCCTGTTGTGGCTGCTCGCCGCCACCGAGTTCATCCCGGACGACGACTCCAAGCGGCTCGCCAAGGCGCTCGTCGAGGCCAACGCCGCCGTCGGGGAGGGGCGCGGGGCCGTCGGGAAGGTCTTGTCGCACGTCTCCGTCGCCGTGCACTCCTCGATCAGCAGGCTCGTGCTCGGGAAGACCAACGCGGACTTCCTCGAGCTGCCGAACGATCCCGTGGCGCAGGCCGCGATCGTCGCCGTGGCCGGGGTCAACTTCGCCGCCGAGACCGTGCGGCGGTTCATCCCCGGCGCAACGGCGCTGCAGGAACGGATCGGGCGGGCCGGGCGCCGCGGGTATGTGAAGCGGCTCGAGAAGATCTTCGCGCCCGATACGTCCTACGCGCAGCACATGCGGGTCGCCTGA